TCCTGGTGGCCTTCACGGGACCGCGGCGGGCGTTCTCGACCACCAGAGCGATGAGTACGACGAGGAGGACCACGACGAGGTAGGTCATCTCGCGCGCCGCCTCGGCCGCGGCCGGTCGTGCCGCGTCAGCATCACTGGCATGGGTCCCCCAAGGTGTGGAGACCGCAGTCTGCCACCACTGCGACGTCAGCACGAGGGTGCAGGCGCGCGCAGCGGATCGTTGCCGCGGGCGCCCGCCCGCGCTGGCTGTCGGCGCCGTCGCTGGGTCATCAAGGTATGCAGACGAACCGGCACTTCCCATGGCGAGCTGACCATGGGAAGTGCGGGTTCGACGACATACCTTGATGAAGCAGCGTCGTGGTCGGCCGGGGGCCTGGGGTGCCGGGTGGGGGGCACCACGGGAACACACTCCCCGCGGTCACCCGAGCAGCCCCACTAGGACAGTCCCGTCCCCGCTGGGACACCCGGATCCGGGTGGTTGAGCGGGGACGGAACCGCTTGAGCACGCCCGGGTCGGCCCGAACCCCGTGATGGGGGCGTCAAGGGGAACTCGGCTCGGGCCCGGCGTGGGGTTTGACCTGACAGCCACTCCCGGCCCGGGGAGCGCAGGCCTTCGTGGGCGGGTCCCTGCGGGCCACCCCGGTTTGCCGGATCCCCGCCGCTCGCCGGTTGCACGTGTCTCGGGCCATGGGCGTCCGACCCGGTCGAGGAGCAGTGGGAGTCCGAGGGTCGACGGAGGTGTACGCCGACCCGACCCAGGATGCCTTCAGCGACCAGACGTGGAGCTTCGCCTCCTGTGAACGACCCACCGCGGCGCTCGACGTCAGCTGCTGACGGCCTCGTGCCACGGTCCCGGTCAGGGACGGCTCGCTCACACGGCGCTGGCCTCCGCCGCCAAGCGCAGCTGCCGGCGATGGTGCTTGATCGCCTCGACGGTGAAGATCGCGAGCGCGACCCAGACCAGTCCGAAGCCGATCCAGCGGCTGGCGGGCATGTCCTCGCGGAAGACGAGGATGCCGAGGGCGAACTGGAGGGTGGGTGCGAGGTACTGGAGCAGCCCGAGCGACACCATCGAGACCCGGTTGGCAGCTGCCCCGAAGAGCATGAGCGGGATGGCGGTGATCACGCCGGTGGTGGTGAAGAGGAGTGCGTGCCCGACGCCGTGACCGCCGAAGGTGGACTGACCGGCCGCGACGAGCCAGGCGACGTACGCCGCCGCGAAGGGCGCGATGACCAGGGTCTCCAGCGTGATGCTCTCCACCGCGCCGGCGCCCGCCTGCTTCTTGAGCAGGCCGTAGGTGCCGAAGGAGAACGCGAGCAGCAGCGCCACCCACGGCGGCTCGCCGTAGTCGACGGTGAGCACGACGACGGCGAGGAGGGCGATCGCCATGGCGATCCACTGCAGGCGCCGCAGGCGCTCGCCGAGGAGCAGCACGCCCATCAGCACGGTGACGAGCGGGTTGATGAAGTAGCCGAGGGAGGTCTCGACCACGCGGTCGTTGTTGACGCCCCAGATGTAGGCGCCCCAGTTGACGGAGATGACGAGCGCCGCGCAGACGAGGAGGAGCAGCCGCTGCCGGTCGCGCAGCAGCGCCCGGAAGTGCCCGACGCGTCGCGCCAGCACCAGGATGACGAGCATCGTCAGCACCGACCAGACGATGCGGTGGGCCAGGATCTCGATGGCACCGGCCGGCTCCAGCAGGGTCCAGTAGAGCGGGAAGGTGCCCCAGAGCGTGTAGGCGAGCGCGCCGAAGACCACTCCGCGACGGCTATCTGGCACTCACGGAGTCTAGGGCGGCCCCGTCACCTACGATGGGCGCGGTCGGGGTCCGGGGACTCCGACGCACCAGAGAAGTCACACCATCGAGGGGGAACTCACCATGCGGATCTTCCGCACCGTCCTGGCGGCGCTGGTCGCCGCCCTGCTCGTCGCCGGCGTGCTCAGCACGGGCGCAAGCGCCGGGTCGGCGCCCAAGCGGATCATCGAGGAGGTCCCGCCGCGCACCAAGCAGGTCTCCTACAACGCCTTCAAGCTCAAGGGCACGGTCATGGAGCCGCAGGCTGACGGCACCCTGCTGCCCTACGCCAACCAGAAGGTGAAGATCCTCAAGAAGAAGTGCGGCTCCTGCAAGTGGAAGACCGCCAAGAAGGTCAAGACCAACGACAAGGGCGTCTTCAAGACCCGCATCTACGCCCCGGAGCGCGGCCGCTGGAAGTGGCGCTCCAAGGTCGACCGCTCCAACGGCTTCGGCAACACCAAGGGCAACGTCTGGACGCTCTACTTCGACTGAGCGCCGCTCGCCCTCACCGGCCGAGCACCACCTGGACGATCAGAGGATCGTCCAGGTGTCGCCACCGCCGATCAGCCCCGCCAGACGAGCGGTGCGGTCGGCGGTGTCGCCGTTGGTGGCCTCCTCGACGGCGGCGGTGACCTGCGCGCGGGCCTGGTCGTCGTAGGTCGGGCGCTCCACCTGGCGGAAGATCCCGATGGGCGCCTGGTGGAGGTAGTCGGCGGCGGTCAGCCGGCTGATGGCGAACGCCGTCGACGGGTCGGGGCTGTGGGCGTCGTGCACGAGCAGGGCGTCCTCGCCGACGTCGGCGACCAGGGCGACCTTGACGCCACCGGTCTCGGGGTCGCGGACGACGCCCTTGGCGCCGCGGCCGTCCTCGAGCGGGGCGCCGAAGCGGATCGGCTCGCCGTGGACGAGCGGGATGATCGCGTCGGCCTTGGTGTCGGGCGACTTGATGGCGTCGAACGCGCCGTCGTTGAAGATCGGGCAGTTCTGGTAGATCTCGACCAGCGACGTGCCGCGGTGGGCCGCGGCCGCGGCCAGCACCGAGGTGAGGTGCTTGCGGTCGGAGTCGATGGTGCGAGCCACGAACGTCGCCTCGGCGCCGAGTGCGAGCGACACCGGGTTGAACGGGTGGTCGACCGAGCCCATCGGTGTCGACTTGGTGACCTTGCCGGCCTCGGAGGTGGGGGAGTACTGGCCCTTGGTGAGGCCGTAGATCCGGTTGTTGAACAGCAGGATCGTCATGTTGACGTTGCGGCGCAGGGCGTGGATCAGGTGGTTGCCGCCGATCGACAGCGCGTCGCCGTCGCCGGTGACGACCCACACCGAGAGGTCCTCGCGCGCGGTGGCGATGCCGGTCGCGATCGACGGCGCCCGGCCGTGGATCGAGTGCATGCCGTAGGTGTCGAGGTAGTAGGGGAAGCGCGAGGAGCAGCCGATGCCGGAGACGAAGACGATGTTCTCGCGGCGCAGGCCGAGGTCGGGCAGGAACGACTGGACGGCCTTGAGCACGGCGTAGTCGCCGCAGCCGGGGCACCAGCGCACCTCCTGGTCGGAGGTGAAGTCCTTGCCGGTCTGCGGGGCCCCGCTCGCGGGCACCGACTCGGTGCCGGAGCGGAAGGCGGGCAGGCCGAGGTCGGTCTGGCTGGTCACTGGATGTGCTCCTTCTGGGTCGGCTCGCCCCACACGCCGAGGTCGATCTCGATGCCCTCGGCCTGGCCGACGAGCTCGCCGATCGCGTGGGCGAGCTCGGTGGCCTTGAGCGGCAGGCCGCGGACGTGGTTGTAGCCGACCGCGTCGACGAGGTACTTCGCACGCAGCAGCAACGAGAGCTGGCCGAGGTTCATCTCGGGGACCAGCACCTTGTCGTAGCCCCGAAGGACCTCGCCGAGGTTGCTGGGGAACGGGTTGAGGTGGCGCAGGTGTGCCTGCGCGACGTGGTAGCCGGCCTTGCGGACGCGGCGTACGCCGGCGCCGATCGGGCCGTAGGTCGAGCCCCACCCGAGGACGAGCACCTTCGCCTCGCCTGACGGGTCGTCGACCTCGACGAGCGGGATCGAGTCGGCGATCCGGTCGACCTTGGCCTGGCGGGTGCGGACCATGAAGTCGTGGTTGGCCGGGTCGTAGGAGATGTTGCCGTGACCGTCGCCCTTCTCGAGGCCGCCGATGCGGTGCTCGAGACCGGGGGTGCCGGGGATCGCCCACGGGCGGGCGAGGGTGGCCTCGTCGCGCAGGTAGGGCCAGAACTCGGAGGTGACGGTGTCGTCGTCGTTGGTGACCGTGTAGTTCTTCTCGGTGGCGAAGTCCGGGTCGATCACGGGCAGCTCGTCGACGGCCGGGACCCGCCACGGCTCGGAGCCGTTGGCGAGGTAGCCGTCGGAGAGCAGGAGCACCGGGGTGCGGTAGGTGACGGCGATCCGGGTGGCCTCGACCGCAGCGGCGAAGCAGTCGCCGGGGGACTGGGGAGCCACGATCGGCACGGGGGCCTCGCCGTTGCGCCCGAACATCGCCTGCAGCAGGTCGGCCTGCTCGGTCTTGGTCGGCAGGCCGGTCGAGGGGCCGCCGCGCTGCACGTCGACGACGACGAGCGGCAGCTCGGTCATCACCGCGAGGCCGATCGCCTCCGACTTCAGGGCCACACCGGGGCCGGACGTGGAGGTGACGCCGAGGTGGCCGGCGTAGGACGCGCCGATGGCCGCGCCGACGCCGGCGATCTCGTCCTCGGCCTGGAACGTCGTCACGCCGAACGACTTGTGCTTCGACAGCTCGTGGAGGATGTCGGAGGCCGGCGTGATCGGGTAGGTGCCGAGGAACAGCGGGAGCCCGGACTGCACACCACCCGCGACCAGGCCGTAGGCCAGCGCGAGGTTGCCCGTGATGTTGCGGTAGGTGCCGGGCGGCATGGTGGCCGGCTTGATCTCGTACTGCACGGCGAACGTCTCGGTGGTCTCGCCGAAGTTCCACCCGGCCTTGAACGCCGCGAGGTTGGCGTCGCGGATGGCGGGCACCTTGGCGAAGCGCTTGGTCAGGAACGCCGTCGTCGGCTCGGTGGGGCGTCCGTACATCCACGACAGCAGGCCGAGGGCGAACATGTTCTTGGCGCGCGAGGCGTCCTTGCGCGAGAGGCCGAAGTCCTTGACCGCCTCGACCGTCATCCCGGTGAGGTCGACGGGGTGCACCGCGTAGGCGTCGAGGCTGTCGCCGTCGAGCGGGTTGGCGGTGTAGCCGGCCTTGGTGAGGTTGCGCGCGGTGAAGTCGTGCGTGTCGACGATGATCGTCGCGCCCTTGTGGAGGTCGCCGAGGTTGGCGCGCAGCGCCGCCGGGTTCATCGCGACCAGCACGTCGGGTGCGTCGCCCGCGGTGAGGATGTCGTGGTCGGCGAAGTGCACCTGGAACGACGAGACCCCCGGCAGGGTGCCCTGGGGCGCCCGGATCTCGGCCGGGAAGTTGGGCAGCGTGACCAGGTCGTTGCCGAATGCGGCGGTCTCCTGGGTGAACCGGTCACCGGTCAGCTGCATGCCGTCACCGGAGTCGCCCGCGAACCGGATGATGACGCGATCCAGCTGCTTGACCTGCTTGTCGGTGTGGGTCACCTCTTGCCCTGCTTCCTACGTGTCGGGGAGTCCTCGCCCAACTGCCCACAGTAGTCGCGGATCGGGCGTTTTCCCGCCGCTCCCCACGTGATGGACGCCTCGTCGCCCTCCCCTCCGACGGGGGTGGACGAGCGCGGCGACTCGCCCGATCCGTGGGCAATGTGAGGCAGGTCAATAAAGTCATGTATGTTTCTCGACATTGCACACCGATCGAGAAAGTCGAGCATCCCCCATGCAGATCCGTTCACGTACCGCTCTCGCGGCCGCAGTCGGGGCCACGTTGTCCGCACTGGCCCTGTCCGCCTGCGCCCCCGGTGGCGCCAGCAGCTCCGACGAGGATGCCGCTGAGACCATCCACATCGTCGGGTTCGCGGTCCCCGAGGCCGCCAACAAGGCCATCGCCGAGGAGTTCGCCAAGACGCCCGACGGCGAGGGCGTGGAGTTCCAGACCTCCTACGGTCCTTCGGGGGACCAGAGCCGCGCGGTCGCCGCCGGTCTCAAGGCCGACTACGTCCACATGTCGGTGCCCACCGACGTCACCCGCCTGGTCGACGAGGGCCTCGTGGCCGACGACTGGGACGCGGGCGACAACAAGGGCGTCGTGTCCACCTCGGTCGTCGCGTTCGGCGTGCGCGACGGCAACCCCAAGAACATCAAGACGTGGGCCGACCTGGTCAAGCCCGGCGTCGAGATCGTGACCGCCAACCCCGCCTCGTCGGGCGCCGCGCGCTGGAACGCCCTCGCCGCCTACGGCCAGGTCATCAGCGACGGCGGCACCGACGAGGAGGCCACCGCCTACGTCGACAAGTTCTTCAAGAACGTCGTCTCGCTCCCGGGCAGCGGCCGCGACGCCACCACGGCGTTCCTCGGCGGCACCGGTGACGTGCTCATGGCCTACGAGAACGAGGCCATCCTCGCCGCGCAGAACGACGAGGCCTTCGAGTACATCATCCCGGAGACCACGCTGAAGATCGAGAACGCCGGCGCGATCCTGAAGGACGCCTCCGAGCCGTCGCAGGCGTGGCTGGACTTCGTCCTCTCCGACGAGGGACAGAGGCAGTTCGCCCTGACCGGGTTCCGCCCGCTCCGCGAC
The sequence above is drawn from the Nocardioides sp. zg-1228 genome and encodes:
- a CDS encoding sulfate ABC transporter substrate-binding protein, translating into MQIRSRTALAAAVGATLSALALSACAPGGASSSDEDAAETIHIVGFAVPEAANKAIAEEFAKTPDGEGVEFQTSYGPSGDQSRAVAAGLKADYVHMSVPTDVTRLVDEGLVADDWDAGDNKGVVSTSVVAFGVRDGNPKNIKTWADLVKPGVEIVTANPASSGAARWNALAAYGQVISDGGTDEEATAYVDKFFKNVVSLPGSGRDATTAFLGGTGDVLMAYENEAILAAQNDEAFEYIIPETTLKIENAGAILKDASEPSQAWLDFVLSDEGQRQFALTGFRPLRDDVDYGGTVEGATDPSNPFPEVPTLLTVDEDFGGWDEVSTKFFDEENGIIFEAILNAGLSLE
- a CDS encoding 2-oxoacid:acceptor oxidoreductase subunit alpha, yielding MTHTDKQVKQLDRVIIRFAGDSGDGMQLTGDRFTQETAAFGNDLVTLPNFPAEIRAPQGTLPGVSSFQVHFADHDILTAGDAPDVLVAMNPAALRANLGDLHKGATIIVDTHDFTARNLTKAGYTANPLDGDSLDAYAVHPVDLTGMTVEAVKDFGLSRKDASRAKNMFALGLLSWMYGRPTEPTTAFLTKRFAKVPAIRDANLAAFKAGWNFGETTETFAVQYEIKPATMPPGTYRNITGNLALAYGLVAGGVQSGLPLFLGTYPITPASDILHELSKHKSFGVTTFQAEDEIAGVGAAIGASYAGHLGVTSTSGPGVALKSEAIGLAVMTELPLVVVDVQRGGPSTGLPTKTEQADLLQAMFGRNGEAPVPIVAPQSPGDCFAAAVEATRIAVTYRTPVLLLSDGYLANGSEPWRVPAVDELPVIDPDFATEKNYTVTNDDDTVTSEFWPYLRDEATLARPWAIPGTPGLEHRIGGLEKGDGHGNISYDPANHDFMVRTRQAKVDRIADSIPLVEVDDPSGEAKVLVLGWGSTYGPIGAGVRRVRKAGYHVAQAHLRHLNPFPSNLGEVLRGYDKVLVPEMNLGQLSLLLRAKYLVDAVGYNHVRGLPLKATELAHAIGELVGQAEGIEIDLGVWGEPTQKEHIQ
- the rarD gene encoding EamA family transporter RarD; translated protein: MPDSRRGVVFGALAYTLWGTFPLYWTLLEPAGAIEILAHRIVWSVLTMLVILVLARRVGHFRALLRDRQRLLLLVCAALVISVNWGAYIWGVNNDRVVETSLGYFINPLVTVLMGVLLLGERLRRLQWIAMAIALLAVVVLTVDYGEPPWVALLLAFSFGTYGLLKKQAGAGAVESITLETLVIAPFAAAYVAWLVAAGQSTFGGHGVGHALLFTTTGVITAIPLMLFGAAANRVSMVSLGLLQYLAPTLQFALGILVFREDMPASRWIGFGLVWVALAIFTVEAIKHHRRQLRLAAEASAV
- a CDS encoding 2-oxoacid:ferredoxin oxidoreductase subunit beta; the encoded protein is MPAFRSGTESVPASGAPQTGKDFTSDQEVRWCPGCGDYAVLKAVQSFLPDLGLRRENIVFVSGIGCSSRFPYYLDTYGMHSIHGRAPSIATGIATAREDLSVWVVTGDGDALSIGGNHLIHALRRNVNMTILLFNNRIYGLTKGQYSPTSEAGKVTKSTPMGSVDHPFNPVSLALGAEATFVARTIDSDRKHLTSVLAAAAAHRGTSLVEIYQNCPIFNDGAFDAIKSPDTKADAIIPLVHGEPIRFGAPLEDGRGAKGVVRDPETGGVKVALVADVGEDALLVHDAHSPDPSTAFAISRLTAADYLHQAPIGIFRQVERPTYDDQARAQVTAAVEEATNGDTADRTARLAGLIGGGDTWTIL